The window tttccttttataGTTTCTAACTATATAAAAAGAAATAAGAATATAAAAACCTTCTTCCTTAAATATCATTATCCACTTTAAAGTAGAGGTATGGTCTGAATTTAAAATCTATGGGTTCTAAACTTGTCACCAAATTCATAATTGGTGTTGGAATGTATGGATATCTCAAAGAAAGTGTCCCTTATTTTTATCTAATTATCATTCCTTATTTTCTCTCATTATGAAATAGTCAAACTAGCCGTTAATTTGTCTGTTGAAAACTAACCGTTGGAGCAACACGTATATGAATATGATTTTTAGAGAGCTAAAGATATACTTTTCTCAAACTTTTCTTCCTCCTATATATGGCACTCTTGTGACCAATAACATAGATTTTCCAACTCTCCTTTCTATTTCTCCTCCTCCTTCTACGTTGGACTTTTTTTTCTTAACTTTTTTGCTAGATCTATTTCCAGTTTATAACTGAAAGAATTTGTTGAATCCTAGGGGATATGACTAATTTTATTTATCGTTGTGTGAGCAAgatatccttaaggacaatctTTTTGACATGCCTCAAGCTTTGCTAATTTCTGTTCTCCATAATCAATTTTCCCCCCATAATCTTGAGGATATTCCACAATTTTATTATGGGGAATAAGATTTATAATATTTTCGTTGACACTCCTATATTTGATGCACAAACTATTCTAGTCATTATTTTAATTCCAGCATCCATCTTTTCTTCAGAGAAGCTATGTAAGTTCCTCAAGTGTCTTAGCTTTGAGACAATCATAAAGAGCAAAGGTGATTTGGACCAAAAAGTTTACAAAACAGTTTGATTTACCTCAGCATATGAAAGGAAAGTGAAGTAATAAGGTTTAAACATAAATGGAAAACAAACATCTGGAACTAAGTATTATTGTTTCTATATCATTTATAACTTATGTGACACGATTTTTTTATTAGTTCGTTAAAAAAAGAATAACACAGTCACATTttaagcttaataatttttttttataggcATATtaccacacaaatattatgacatatataaaaaaaaatatataaccaTACAAAACTATGATATAATTAAGACTGTAAATTTCAAAATTTCCATCAATTTCTTAAAAAGAAAAAACCCAGTCAAAGACGGAGGGAGAAGTAGTAGACTAGTAGTAAAATGAGAGACTCATCGATGGCCGTTGGATCAGATTAATCAAGCGGCGCTCTTTTTCTATATTTAACGACTAGTATTAGTACCCGTGCGGATGGGCGGACACTAACTATattaaatatttgagttatttggcttatatataaataatcttaaaatttaaactttctcgataaatatagataatcattgaatattaattaagaaacactacatAAAAATGATTAAACATTTCTCAAATCTCCTAGTTAtagttctatttttcttttttggtaccATTCTCGCCGGTGTCATTGGATCCAAAAAATAGTTaggaagcaaaataataactcatatttatggtaAAACAATCAAAGGTTGAGACTATGAAGGACTCTTTTGATACTACTTGACTCTTTTACTACtgcttgaactcttatttggtgtgttgatatttttcaaaaatatttttattttaaaatttcagtttctaaaactttatttttcaataataattatttttataataatgtaagtgaaaatattattcttaattcaaaactcattttaatcggctatttaaaattttaaaaattctttagccagtgattttttttttctagtatgactccattttgatatttgacattaaccatgttaaatatctgagttatttaaattatatgtaaataatcttaaaatttaaatcttctagataattatagataatcgttagatattaattaataaacactacatgaaaaaaggctaacattttctcaaatctcGTAGTGATAGTTTTAGTTTTGCACCATTTTTATTGATATCATTGGAACCTAAAAAAAGGTCACAAAGCGAAATAATAACTCGTATTTATGAACTATGACAAAGCACAAAGGTTGGCACAATATGAACGATTCTTTGGCTACGACGTGACTCTTTTACTACGCTTGAATTCTTATTTAGTATGCTATtatgtttaaaaaaatatttctattttgaaatttcaatttctaaaatattatataattttcaataatgattatctttataatgatgcaagtgaagatattatccttaatttaaaattcactttaatcggctatctaaaaatttaagtGATTCTTTGGCCGGTGAAAATTTATttcagtatgactccattttgagtTTATCGATATATCTAACCatagattttgagttttgaataccctacaaatacatattttttgttatttgaatCATTAAATGTTAGATTAATTGATTGTTATTATATAACATTGcatttattttcttaaaattgCCAAGCAATTTTTTCTCGACACCATACTTGGCTTAACCTCAATGCAAACTACTTAAATTGCattcaaattcaaattcgaaCATCATATCAGTTTGTTAGTAATAGTGATTTTTAAAAAACGACACACaatgtaaataaaaaaaaaatattctaagaTATTCTTAtcatataatctatgtatttgagttgaaaaCAATATTTGAAATCGATGAGATTAACTTCCAAATTTTTACactcaacaaagatgaaacaGAAGAAGAAATTCGTTGTCGTCTCTTATTTCTGATTTTTAGATTTTTCAtacatttttttctattttattttctttatcttattttttatgtctttatttcttttgttacaaaaaattaatttatttcgtAATAAAAGGGTGagttttaatagaaattgtatacataaacctttatttatatttttagtctttggttgaaattttgtcatatttttcttttggcttTATCTTATCAACCTAAACAAGTGCTCACCCAATCACTTAAATTAAAAAGTCGAGGAtgtgtaatttatatataattcatatataacaGGTGTATAATTGTGTGTTGTCGgtatatcatctatgtatattagctataaaaagtaaacaataaatctgGCTGGATATTTATGTAATAATCCGTAAGATCCCGATTTCTTGATTTTATCCATGATATGATttctattataattattttaaaaactctctactaaaatttaaaaatatctgatcttttattttaaaattatattttaatttaaaaaataatcccATTTTGAAATAATTTGGTTACATTTTAAAAATAACTATTTCACGTCATACCAATTGTTttcttaaatatattttttgttacacttgaaaatcactatagaaatatatatatatatatatatatatatatatatatatatatatatatatatataaataactaTTTCACGATATTTATAAGCTTGATAgttggcttaaccacaatgctAATTATACATGATAACTTTattcatttaatatatatataaatatatagattGTAGTTCTGAATTCCTATGTTGTCCCCACCCAAGAATTCAAACCCACCATTCCCACATTCCCTGTTTTGCTTTTGCTccgtttttattttttattttttatattagagAACTGCAGATTCAGTTCCTTAACATTAATACTACAAACTATTGGATGAAATATTTAGAGATTTTATGAGTCCAAAAGACGACGTTTGAATTTTGATTCCTTTTGCCTGGATAATCACGGTTCAAAATTCTTCCCTCTTTTTTTTTTGCAGTAAATTAATCTCTTTTTTACTGAATCTTCACAGTAAATGTAGGCTTTTTCCTCTTATCTATTTTTGAGTGATATTCAAACTGGCTAATTTTGAAATTACTGCTCAAAACCCTAATATTTTGAATTCTTCCAATGAATTGGTGCAAAAAAGAGGATTTTAAACTATGAATTTTGAATGTTTTAATCTTTCCATTTTTTCCGGGGGTTTTATATTGCTTTTATCTATTCGTGATATTTACTAATATGACATTTTGTATTTTGGTCAATTGATTGTATTGAAATTTGCACATTGTGAATTGTTTAGGAAAAAAGGCCAGTTGAAAATGTTTTTCTATTACTATTGGCACCTTCTAAGTGCATAAAGACACGGCTTCATTGCTTTGCTCATGCTTCGACGAcgagagtgagttgctctagtggtaagcattTCGAGTCACCCAAGATCAAGGCAGGTAGTTCTTGAAGGGAGGGAGGCGAAGGTGTATCCGAAATAGCCtataagatctgcgtacacactaacctCCCCAGATTCCATTAATGAAATTATActcagttgttgttgttgttgtttgttgttgtcaCCTATATATACTACGGTCACTTAGCTCAAAGTCTATTTGTAGAGTTAATTTCAAAAGATACATGTTACCTCTCAACAATAATAGGTGTGCCAAGTAACCGGATCCATCAAAGCTTGTACAGAGTCACCTAGTTACTTTTTGACTCGGTTGGGATTTGAATCTTTAATGTTATGGTTCTCAATCTAATTCATTCGTCGCTAGTCCGTACCATCTTTGTTTTAGAACAGGGGGATTATACCAGTGAAATCTCTTAATACATTGAAGAAACACATGTTTAGACAATCTAAGATGGAACCCTAAAAGGCGAGTGAAATTAAGCTCTAGAGGCTCATTTAAGTAGTGGAAGAGGTTAATTATCCCCCCAACCCCAATCCCCCACAGGAGAAAAGGACAGCGGAGGTTAAATGTCCAGAGTAGAGGAGTCATTTATTTCTGAATATGTACTGATCTCGATGATGAGGCTTTGCTGCTGAGTGCTGAAATTTACTAATGGTATCTTTCAGAATGGTTGAAGTTGGCTCCTTTTTGAGCACATATATAAAATTTGCTACTTCTTTGTTATATAAATTGAAAAAATCAAGTAACTACTCCGTGGGCTTTTATTTGCTGAAACCATTATTTGGTGTACATATTAAAAAATCATGTTTGTTGTTGGATTCCACTTGTGGtattctactttttttttttttttccttttcttttgtgtgtgtgttaaaaatcatgtttgtTCCCTATGTAGTTTATCACTTTCCAAAATATTCAATTGTCATAAAGCAGAATCTTACATCGTGCTTGCCTTGATTCtggtttctttctttttttccttataGTTTTCCCAGAATTTTAGGCATGGCTCCAGCAAAAAAATCTAGAATTGCGAATAAGAGGTTTCCTCCAACACTGAAATCTCTCCCAGTAAAGATGGTAATGGGGACAATATGAAGAATAGCTTGCGGGTGAGTTCAACAATACTTTTGTTTGCTCTTGTATTACATGAAAAGACAATTAAATTTGAGTTCTGTTATGGTTTTGTTTGCTTTTGGAAAATGCACCTAGGATAAATTAGTGTCTTCTTGGAAATGACAAGATGCTCTTTTTTTATTGGTTTGAGAAGTGGGGCTTGTATGTTGAGTTGGAAAGGAGTAATATTTCATCTTGTTTCATTTGGGTTAGATGTAACAAAGTCTTTAAAGACCTGTGGAATTCTGTATGCATTTTGATGCTGTTCTTTGATCAAAATTGCAGAAGAGGAAGGCGTCTGACATGATTGGTCCCCATTGGAGTGAGGAAGACCTGACACACTTCTATCAAGCATACCGCAAGTATGGTAAAGATTGGGAAAAGGTCTGTCCAAATTCAAAGTATATCCATTAATTGAAGTTTCTTGATTATCCTGGTAAGCATGTTTTTGCTGTTGGTTGATCCCTGACGCCTTGCCTGTAAGAGCTGCTTTCTACTTATTGCAGGTTGCTGCTGCAGTGAAACCCCGAACTGCAGAAATGGTGGAAGCTCTCTACATAATGCATATGGTAGGCTCTGAGTGCACTGTGCAGACAACAAAGTCACGTGTCTTTATTATTGAATCCTCTTTGCTTATGAAATCATCTAATGTCGTATCTTGATAGCAATACTTCTCTTCATCTTCTTATCCATCTTCTGAACTATGCTCCTACTGATGTATAGCTGGACTTAAATGTCATCTATACTGATAGCACGGTGAGAGAGCCCATTTTGTCAGAATCTCGTTCTAACGTTTCATGTTGTTGGCTTGTGAACATTTCAATATAAGTTATTTGAGGAGCACAATATCTAATAAGTCAAAAAAATTTCACAATGAAATTTGGTTAGGGTTGTCAACTTTTGTGGGGTCGTATTTTTCTGATGTTCATATTCTCTTTTTCTGTAGTCAATCATACCACATTGCCTAAACTCGAccttataattttttatttttttacattgCCTGCGTTTTGGTTACACTGCCTTTGTTTCTCTGtcatttggaaataatttagccTTTTCTCTTACGTGGTCATGATTGCTGATAATATCATATGTGTTTCCAATTTGTATCATAGACGTGCGGATGTTATGAACATGAGCTCTAGTCTCCTATCTCCATGAGTGTGCTGTGCATAATCAGAAAGTCACTTGTGTAATCACAATTTCTTATTTTGTACTCACCAGTTGTATAGATTTCAGCCGTCCAACAATAGGTTTCCATGAGTCCTCTGAGATTTTCACGTAGTCAAGTACTTTCATACACATAATTTTGTGTTTTCTACCTTGTTTCTCTATCCTTATTTGGAACAATGTGTTCTAACATGTGGGTAATTGATATTACTTGAAAAGATTTGCATCAAAGATGACCCTCAGATCCATAAATCTGCCAGTTGGTGAAATGATTTGTTCATTTTCTTTTTGATGCTATTATGTTGCGTTAATACAGTGAAACAGCCTCCATATGCCATCATTGCATTTAATATAGAAAACTGTCATTTCCTGGTGAAGTGCATGATACTTAGAATGAGCCATCTCTTTCAGAAGAGAATGCCAATAGTCTTTTGGATTAACATTTTGGTGAAAAAGAGTAATCGCTTCATTTGTGATCGTTGTTGCTCCTTAGATGGTTATATACATAAAATACATGGAGTGCCATGTTAAACATCATGAACCATTGTCTTTATGAAAAGATCATCATAAATCAGGGTCTTGTGATTTTTTCCAGCAACAGGTCAGCGTCAATTTGGTCATTGTTCTGTGGTTATATTTTACGACAACCGATGACACTGAAtaattaatatacatgaatatattgttAAGTCAAACGTGAAGATGAAAGTTACCTATTTTATTCTACTGTATTTTCAGGCTTATTTATCGCTTCCAGAGGGGACTGCATCTGCGGTTGGGCTGATTGCCTTGATCTCTGATCACTACTGCTACTTGGTAAGGCTTGAGATATATTGAGTTTGAGTAAGGGGAATGTGTGTTATATTATATGTTTTATCTGTCCATGCCTCACTCCCTTCCCCATCCGCCAGAcatatttttccttttcctatttttttcaaGTGGAAGGAGTAGTGTTATACATGAAAGAGATACTAGCATTTTATCGTCGTGGCATCAGTGTaacggaaacagcctctctacctccacaaggtaggggtaaggtctgcgtacatactaccctccccagaccccacttgtaggctttcactgggtatgttgttgttgttgttgttgttggcatCGGCATCGGTGTACGGATTGCTTGAATACTTCAAACGAAAAGTGCAGCTTGTCTTGAACACAAATGTCTTTGCAATCTGTTATTAGATAAACATCAGGAAAGATGATTCTGTGCATTAGGCCACAGATTCTGATGGTCAGCAATAGTTTCTTTTAAAGAGAAGTGAATATCTGCTCAATGCTATCTCTTATATTTGTTCACGATTTCTGAGTTCTAGTGTTTAAGTATGGTAGCTGACTATGAGATATCAGGCAGCAAGCAACAGCGAGCTCCTTGAATTGGTCTCTCCTTGATATGTGCCGGGTTTTCCGCCGTGATTCTCGCCCAATTGCGGATATTTCGGCTTTATGcttttttggctcgataagctttcCTCGGTCTCGCTCGATCTTGATCTTGGGCGATCTCGATCGGTCTCTAGGTCACGAGCTCGACACTCAAACCTCGCATCATGGTTCGATATTACACGAGTTCGAACCTTGTCCTATTATGTTCCAGTCTggattagtcatacgaagggcaagctcgattttgaccgtatacagatagtcccctcgtttctcgggaagaagATGGCGAGAAACAATATGAATTTTCGAACTCCGACTCGATGGGTAATGACGTCAATGACGCACCCGATTATGATGTTCCaattttttcctcttcttctccctCTGAATCAAACTTGTCCTTGCCATAATGGTTGAATTCCTATTAGTATCCATGATACAAGTCGAATCCTAGATGTAGAAATAGAAGAAGGTGGATCCCCTCTCCGTCGAAAGAAATGAGATTATCGCGGatgttttaaaaatattaacCAAATTTGCCCGACGTAGAGGCAATCAAGAAAGCCGCATAAGTGAATATATAACCTACATAAAAGTGAGCTAATCCAACCAATCTTGCTTGTACAATGGAAAGGCCCACTGGTTTATCTCTCCAGCGAATCAAATTGGCCAAAGGTGTGCGTTCATGAGCCCATGCTAAAGTTTCAATCAATTCCTGCCAATATCCACGCCAAGAAATTAAGAACATAAATCCAGTAGCCCAAACAAGATGTCCAAATAAGAACATCCATGCCCAAACCGATAAACTATTCATACCAAAAGGATTATATCCGTTGATAAGTTGTGAAGAGTTTAACCATAAATAATCCCTTAACCAGCCCATCAAATAAGTGGAAGATTCATTAAACCTGCGAAATACATATACAAACAAACAATACACGTGGAAATGGCCCAAGTTTTCTCAATCTTAGGTACCCATGAATTTCTCAATTCTTCCGAAATTTTCTATTCCAATGAACGACCTCTTACCAGGTGATACTGAGGAGGGTCAGAccattttttatttgtttatttgttTGATGAAACGACTTGTCCACCCAGttatcaaggcattaaatgcctgtCAGTCGCTGGTCGGCCATTACCGGTTCCGAACCGTCGCCAGCAAACTATAAAAACCCTAGCTTTTCTCATTCAAACTTTTACACTCAAAGCTCTTTTTACTCTTGCTTCTTCTTCAGAAAATCCCTTTGCTTCATTTTTAcacccaaatttctactaatcaAACAACATACTATCCTAATTCTCCTTTCCTTTGTTCATCAATGACAAAAACTTCTAAAACTGTGCCGCAAAAGGAGGCCGCTTCTTCATTATGATCCGCCGGTGGCGAGGCTGCGGCGGAGCCCCACGCTGAGAAATTCGTTTCGGTAGGGTGCCCAACCGTtactgattttaaggtcgaaaaGGCCTCCTCggtaccgggccgatgtgagctggtctcgaggtacatatgctcaATCACCGAAAAAATCCTCGACAAAGTTAAAGAGGAATGCAACTGGGACAAAAAACATGTAGTAGTTCCATTGCCTGAGGAAttgattactacccacgtggaggggtttctaagtgtttacactcaccccttcacgttgggtcccttagacctTATCATCGTTGCTGTCTGCAAGAGATACGACGTGACCCTTGGCtaaatccatccttccttttggaaaattgtgattctcctccgatttttcacaagcaaaatcgagggatgtcttttcaccctcgatcaccttatgcgcctttacagtccccgactctatcagGGGAGGGCTGATCAAGCTTGCTCTCCGGGCCAACAAAGccttgttctcgagcatagacgaggctCGTGAcagaggttggatgggccgatttgtcCGAATAAGGACTCAGACCTAATCCTTGCTGAAGACACGCCGTTTCCTGAGAAAGGGAACATGAATCGTGAGTAGTATTTTGCCTTAAATGTTCAATTTTGTTGTTTTACTTCTTATCTTCTTTCCTCATATGTGTTTTTGGTGTTGCAGCTGTGGCCCAGATGCCGGACTCGATTCCGGAACTCAAGTAATGGGTCAAGGGCCTGGTGTCGCAGAAACcatactccgagcgtgcttggatggagttatcaaagggtcgatgggaggcccgcagtCATAGTAAGTTTCTTTTTTAGAACGGTTATCGTTCGGGCTTCTTCTCGAGACTACTCCCATTTTTTCCTTTGTAGGCCTCGGGAAGGATGTTGCAATGAGGCCCCCAAGTGTTAACCCCGACCGCAGGCGGAATATAGTGCTTtctgtcccggaggatgcccaggTTTTCTCTCCCCCCGGGGATTGCTAGCTATCTTAGATGCTTGGTGACCGATGAAGACCAAGCCGTGATGAACGCGGTGGGAGCCGCTTGCCTGTTTAATGAAGCCCAACATGCTctaaatcgggtaacttcgagggTCTTTCCATTCTTTCTTTTAAACTTagagttgtagataattctaacatcttcTTCCTTGCTTGCAGGCTTCGGTattgcatcacgaggctttcctccgaaTCCGGAAGGAGCACGAGGATGAGGTTCGGGACCTCACTGAGAAAAGTGATACCTACAAACTTCTCAGTGAGAAGCGTCGGGCCGATTTAGTAACGGCTCGGGATGAGCATGCCGAGATGGCCGAGCAGGTATTTCGAGtgcttcacgatagtgaagatgaattggagataactacTAACGATCCGATTATGCAGGTCCAACAGAGGCTCGAACAAATCGGACGGCTCCAGACGCAGGTAGATGCGATACAGGCCGAGGCGGAAGAATTCAAAAAGAACATGTACATCCTAGCCTCGAAAAAGGAAACTGTCCAAGCGCAATTGGAGTCGGCCGAAACCCAGCTCCAAgctgcaaaagagaaggcctcgGTGCAGGTCGAGAAGATCATGAAGCTTCAGTCTCGGTTGGATTTAGTCGTTTCTGATAAGGCAAGCTTGGCCAacgaactcgaagtggccagatcttAGGTAGTCGTGGCCAACACAAaagctgatgctaaagtggccaTGTTTAGGGTCGACGTCGAGGCCAACTTTGCCAAGGCCAAGGGCATGGTAGATCGtgcaaaatggcaagctcgaAGGGAAGCCCTCGAGGGAGTTCATGCCCAGGGTTTCGATATTATAGCCGAAATCGAAAATGCCAAAGCAGAGGAAGCCAGGGCCCGGAGGCTGACCTTTCCCGAGGAAGACTTCAAGAGCTCAAGTGAATCCGAAGACGGGGAAGATCCCGAGGATGTAGATGCaacctccgatgaagaccaagccacCTAGGactttatattttttgtttttcttttgcattttttctgGGGCCGTTTTTGGCCGTTGTAACTTTTGCATTAGGctgatttggcctttgtaaaaaactACTGTATATAAATATATGGCTTTTCTTTCCCTTTCGTCTCTcatatttttcctttgctttattatttGTATTCACAAAGGTTGAAATGTCTTAGCATGAAACAATAAGGTTGTGTTCgagggttcgaacaaaccttgcctttattgCCTTTCTG is drawn from Nicotiana tomentosiformis chromosome 12, ASM39032v3, whole genome shotgun sequence and contains these coding sequences:
- the LOC104102643 gene encoding protein ALWAYS EARLY 3-like isoform X4, with protein sequence MKNSLRKRKASDMIGPHWSEEDLTHFYQAYRKYGKDWEKVAAAVKPRTAEMVEALYIMHMAYLSLPEGTASAVGLIALISDHYCYLDAVVSELRRIIDDVF
- the LOC104102643 gene encoding protein ALWAYS EARLY 3-like isoform X2, producing MKNSLRKRKASDMIGPHWSEEDLTHFYQAYRKYGKDWEKVAAAVKPRTAEMVEALYIMHMAYLSLPEGTASAVGLIALISDHYCYLLWPRCRTRFRNSSNGSRAWCRRNHTPSVLGWSYQRVDGRPAVIVSFFFRTVIVRASSRDYSHFFLCRPREGCCNEAPKC
- the LOC104102643 gene encoding protein ALWAYS EARLY 3-like isoform X3, whose amino-acid sequence is MKNSLRKRKASDMIGPHWSEEDLTHFYQAYRKYGKDWEKVAAAVKPRTAEMVEALYIMHMAYLSLPEGTASAVGLIALISDHYCYLLWPRCRTRFRNSSNGSRAWCRRNHTPSVLGWSYQRVDGRPAVIASGRMLQ